A genomic window from Deltaproteobacteria bacterium includes:
- the tsaD gene encoding tRNA (adenosine(37)-N6)-threonylcarbamoyltransferase complex transferase subunit TsaD, with protein sequence MSTHRAVRILGLESSCDETAAAVVENTWTIRSNVVASQIAVHRPFGGVVPELAARQHLRAIVPVIEQALANAGTTLRELDGLAVTYGPGLVGALLVGVQAAKGLAYATGLPLVGVNHLEGHLCSARLLASSPDPQRSETPLPERHVALLVSGGHTALILVEGFGRYRLLGASRDDAAGEAFDKVAKLLGLGYPGGPVVERTGATGDPEAVAFPRALPGREELDFSFSGLKTSVANHLRRTGPPEGPALADLCASFQRAVSDVLVRKARRAVARTQSTALVAAGGVLANQAVRAALSQAAAEDGFQLHVPAIALCTDNAAMIAAAGSLRLAAGERAGLELNAVARLPL encoded by the coding sequence ATGTCGACGCACCGCGCCGTGAGAATTCTCGGCCTCGAGTCCTCCTGCGACGAGACCGCGGCGGCGGTGGTGGAGAACACCTGGACCATCCGGTCGAACGTGGTGGCCTCCCAGATCGCCGTGCACCGCCCCTTCGGCGGGGTGGTCCCCGAGCTGGCCGCGCGGCAGCATCTGCGGGCCATTGTCCCCGTCATAGAACAGGCGCTCGCCAACGCCGGGACGACCCTCCGCGAGCTGGATGGTCTCGCCGTCACGTACGGTCCGGGCCTGGTCGGGGCCCTGCTCGTGGGCGTCCAGGCCGCCAAGGGCCTCGCCTACGCCACGGGACTGCCGCTCGTCGGCGTGAACCACCTCGAGGGGCACCTCTGCTCGGCGCGCCTGCTGGCGAGCTCTCCGGACCCGCAGCGCTCCGAGACGCCCCTTCCGGAGCGGCACGTGGCGCTGCTGGTCTCGGGCGGCCACACCGCCCTCATCCTGGTCGAGGGCTTCGGCCGCTATCGACTGCTCGGAGCGTCGCGCGACGACGCCGCCGGCGAAGCCTTCGACAAGGTGGCCAAGCTGCTCGGGCTCGGCTACCCCGGAGGCCCGGTGGTCGAGCGCACGGGCGCCACGGGAGACCCGGAGGCCGTCGCCTTTCCGCGCGCGCTCCCGGGCCGCGAAGAGCTCGACTTCTCGTTCAGTGGGCTCAAGACCTCCGTGGCCAATCACCTGCGGCGGACCGGGCCGCCCGAGGGTCCGGCGCTCGCCGACCTCTGCGCCAGCTTTCAGCGCGCGGTGAGCGACGTGCTGGTCCGCAAGGCCCGACGCGCGGTAGCCCGCACGCAGTCCACCGCCCTCGTCGCCGCGGGGGGCGTGCTGGCCAACCAGGCCGTGCGCGCCGCGCTCTCTCAGGCCGCGGCCGAGGATGGCTTCCAGCTCCATGTCCCTGCCATCGCGCTCTGCACCGACAACGCCGCGATGATCGCCGCGGCGGGCTCGCTCCGCCTCGCGGCCGGCGAGCGGGCCGGCCTGGAACTCAACGCGGTGGCGCGCCTCCCCCTGTGA
- a CDS encoding class I SAM-dependent methyltransferase, which translates to MSEPRERIAREAARAQAELAPQQVEQLLQYLGLLERWGARIRLTGREDAGAVIARHLPDALQLAALLPERGAVADIGAGAGLPGFLAALLRPQLEVTLVEPNQKRCSFLRAAMQATGRAVRLEGRRLEELSLPLQEVVWSRATFAPAEWLRRGGALVRAGGAVLVFVARAEALPGAAELPAGAVLECSVQYALEDGTPRLLARYRTAVLEG; encoded by the coding sequence ATGTCCGAGCCGAGAGAGCGCATCGCACGAGAGGCTGCCCGGGCCCAGGCCGAGCTGGCGCCGCAGCAAGTAGAACAACTGCTCCAATACCTCGGTCTCCTCGAGCGCTGGGGGGCGCGCATCCGGCTGACCGGAAGGGAGGACGCCGGCGCGGTGATCGCGCGGCACCTGCCGGACGCCCTGCAGCTCGCGGCCCTGCTGCCGGAGCGAGGCGCGGTGGCCGACATCGGCGCGGGGGCGGGCCTCCCCGGTTTTCTCGCGGCGCTGCTCCGCCCGCAGCTCGAGGTGACGCTCGTCGAGCCGAATCAGAAGCGGTGCAGCTTCCTGCGCGCGGCGATGCAGGCCACCGGACGCGCGGTCCGACTCGAAGGGCGACGCTTGGAGGAGCTCTCCCTGCCGCTGCAGGAGGTGGTCTGGTCGCGGGCCACCTTCGCCCCGGCGGAGTGGTTGCGGAGAGGAGGCGCGCTCGTGCGGGCGGGGGGCGCGGTGCTGGTGTTCGTCGCCCGAGCCGAAGCCCTGCCCGGCGCGGCCGAGCTGCCCGCCGGAGCAGTATTAGAGTGCAGCGTCCAATACGCGCTCGAGGATGGCACGCCGCGGCTCCTGGCGCGCTATCGCACGGCCGTGCTCGAGGGGTAA
- a CDS encoding phosphotransferase: protein MAYTPEQLLDLLRPLAHPWLGDGPLSLARLGGDASSRVYHRLRGGAASLIVMELGPDPLRCEEFVEGEAPTVLPFFEIHGYLAAGGVPVPALHGYLPEAGLLLLEDLGDQTFESVVLPLSGRARQPHYEAAIGTLCELQRYTRRSPGTCIAFRRQLSPAVLRTELDHFREWLLEVERGVHLPSGPRRELDHHFAALAQALAELPQVFVHRDYQSRNLMVPLSDRALPLRVLDFQDALLGPCPYDLVALLRDSYVDLGVALVEELLRYYLAQGEPALPAADFERAFWLQTVQRKLKDAGRFVYLHRAKGNAGFLPHIPRSLKYVAEAFDHLPELVPLRALLSPHLPELAEPAARAKCFT from the coding sequence ATGGCCTATACCCCCGAACAGCTCCTCGACCTGCTCCGCCCGCTCGCCCACCCGTGGCTGGGCGATGGCCCCCTGTCACTCGCGCGTCTCGGGGGCGACGCCTCGAGCCGCGTCTACCATCGCCTCCGCGGAGGTGCGGCCTCCCTGATCGTGATGGAGCTCGGCCCCGACCCGCTGCGCTGCGAAGAGTTCGTCGAGGGCGAGGCCCCCACGGTTCTTCCCTTCTTCGAGATCCACGGCTACCTGGCCGCGGGAGGCGTTCCCGTCCCCGCGCTCCACGGCTACCTGCCGGAAGCAGGGCTGCTGCTGCTCGAGGACCTGGGCGACCAGACCTTCGAGTCGGTCGTGCTGCCACTCTCCGGCAGGGCGCGCCAGCCGCACTACGAGGCCGCCATCGGGACGCTCTGCGAGCTCCAGCGCTACACCCGCCGCTCACCGGGCACCTGCATCGCCTTCCGTAGGCAGCTCAGCCCAGCTGTCCTGCGGACCGAGCTCGACCACTTCCGCGAGTGGCTGCTCGAGGTCGAGCGCGGCGTCCACCTCCCATCTGGCCCCCGCCGCGAGCTCGACCACCACTTCGCGGCGCTGGCGCAGGCCCTGGCCGAGCTCCCCCAGGTGTTCGTGCACCGGGACTACCAGAGCCGGAACTTGATGGTGCCGCTCTCCGACCGGGCTCTCCCGCTGCGCGTCCTCGACTTCCAGGACGCCCTGCTCGGCCCGTGCCCCTACGACCTCGTGGCACTCCTGCGGGACTCGTACGTGGACCTCGGGGTAGCCCTGGTGGAGGAGCTCCTGCGCTACTACCTGGCCCAGGGAGAGCCCGCCCTGCCGGCCGCGGACTTCGAGCGCGCCTTCTGGCTCCAGACGGTGCAGCGCAAGCTCAAGGACGCCGGCCGCTTCGTCTACCTCCATCGCGCGAAGGGCAACGCGGGCTTTCTGCCGCACATCCCGCGCAGCCTGAAGTACGTGGCGGAGGCCTTCGACCACCTGCCGGAGCTTGTCCCGCTTCGCGCCCTCCTCTCGCCCCACCTGCCGGAGCTCGCCGAGCCAGCCGCCCGGGCCAAGTGTTTCACGTGA
- a CDS encoding TetR/AcrR family transcriptional regulator, with the protein MPRPSQFSHDQLIQAALHLVADHGPTAATIGAIAGRVGAPVGSIYHRFASRDALLAEAWLWAADIFRAGFLELLAGEDADAAGLGAALYTVHWARLYPVEARVLLLHPRKSLTEGEWPEALAERAEQGDRQLAEGLKAFAKRRFGRATDDGVERVTLAVLDVPAAAVRRHLDNGRKLTPAVDKVVSQAHAALLGR; encoded by the coding sequence ATGCCTAGACCTTCACAGTTCTCGCACGATCAGCTCATCCAGGCCGCTCTGCATCTCGTCGCCGATCACGGGCCGACGGCTGCCACGATCGGCGCCATCGCAGGGCGCGTGGGTGCCCCCGTGGGATCGATCTACCACCGCTTCGCTTCGCGCGACGCCCTGCTGGCCGAGGCGTGGCTCTGGGCGGCGGACATCTTCCGGGCGGGCTTCCTCGAGCTCCTGGCCGGGGAGGACGCGGACGCGGCAGGCCTCGGGGCGGCGCTCTACACGGTGCACTGGGCGCGGCTCTACCCGGTGGAAGCGCGGGTGCTCCTGCTGCATCCGCGAAAGAGCCTGACCGAGGGGGAGTGGCCCGAGGCGCTGGCCGAGCGGGCGGAGCAGGGAGACCGGCAGCTGGCCGAGGGACTGAAGGCGTTCGCCAAGCGGCGCTTCGGAAGGGCCACGGACGACGGGGTGGAGCGGGTGACCCTGGCCGTGCTGGACGTGCCCGCCGCGGCGGTCCGACGCCACCTCGACAACGGCCGCAAGCTCACGCCGGCGGTGGACAAGGTGGTGAGCCAGGCTCACGCCGCTCTCCTCGGCAGGTAG
- a CDS encoding 8-amino-7-oxononanoate synthase, translated as MLDPLTPTRVPIEAALAEELHRLEERGLRRSLAGPLPAETINFSSNDYLGLATHPALSDAACHALRTTTGAGSARLIGGDLAEHRALEDRVAEYKNTERALLFSTGYQANLGVLTALLSPGDAVYSDALNHASLIDGCRLSRAAIHVFPHADPDALGRLLAEGSRYRRRLVVTDSVFGMDGDRAPLAALARLARHHDAILVVDEAHATGVCGPHGSGAVAEAGIAPDVQIATFGKALGCFGAAALGSRVLIDYLTNRARSFVFTTALPPAICAAARAALDVAASAEGDRLRERVQRNLALLHAGLARLGRDGVPTGLPIVPLHLGSPEAALAASAALLERGFFVQAIRPPTVPPGTSRLRISLSARHEPEQLQRLLSALAEVLPPPRKDLP; from the coding sequence ATGCTCGATCCACTGACCCCCACGCGTGTCCCCATCGAAGCCGCCCTCGCCGAGGAGCTCCACCGCCTCGAGGAGCGCGGCCTCCGCCGTTCCCTCGCGGGGCCCCTCCCCGCCGAGACGATCAACTTCAGCAGCAACGACTACCTCGGGCTCGCCACCCATCCGGCGCTCTCCGACGCCGCCTGCCACGCCCTGCGCACCACCACCGGCGCCGGCAGCGCGCGCCTCATCGGCGGCGACCTGGCGGAGCACCGGGCTCTCGAAGACCGCGTGGCCGAGTACAAGAACACGGAGCGCGCACTCCTCTTCTCCACCGGCTACCAGGCGAACCTCGGCGTGCTCACGGCCCTGCTCTCCCCGGGCGATGCGGTCTATTCCGACGCGCTGAACCACGCCAGCCTGATCGACGGCTGCCGGCTGAGCCGCGCCGCCATCCACGTCTTCCCCCACGCCGACCCGGACGCGCTCGGCCGCCTGCTCGCCGAGGGCTCGCGCTATCGCCGCCGCCTGGTGGTCACCGATTCGGTCTTCGGCATGGACGGTGACCGCGCGCCGCTCGCCGCCCTGGCTCGCCTGGCCCGTCACCACGACGCGATCCTCGTCGTGGACGAGGCGCACGCGACCGGCGTCTGCGGCCCTCACGGCAGCGGCGCGGTGGCCGAGGCGGGCATCGCACCGGATGTGCAGATCGCCACCTTCGGCAAGGCGCTTGGCTGCTTCGGCGCCGCGGCCCTCGGCAGTCGCGTGCTCATCGACTACCTGACGAACCGCGCACGCAGCTTCGTCTTCACCACCGCGCTCCCGCCGGCCATCTGCGCCGCGGCCCGTGCAGCCCTCGATGTCGCGGCCTCCGCCGAAGGTGACCGCCTGCGCGAGCGCGTGCAGCGGAACCTGGCTCTGCTGCACGCGGGGCTCGCCCGCCTGGGACGCGACGGGGTCCCCACGGGTCTGCCCATCGTCCCCCTGCACCTCGGCTCCCCCGAGGCAGCCCTCGCCGCCTCCGCCGCCCTATTAGAACGAGGGTTCTTCGTCCAGGCCATTCGACCGCCCACCGTCCCCCCGGGGACCAGCCGGCTGCGCATCTCGCTCAGCGCACGCCACGAACCCGAGCAGCTCCAGCGCCTCCTCTCCGCCCTCGCCGAGGTGTTGCCGCCGCCCCGAAAGGACCTGCCGTGA
- the bioA gene encoding adenosylmethionine--8-amino-7-oxononanoate transaminase, giving the protein MQSWGGTPPLIIERGEGCYLIDIEGRHYLDGVSSLWVTVHGHRCAEIDEAVRAQLGRMAHSTLLGLSHPPAIELAAELASLAPEGLTRVFYSDSGSTAVEVALKMAFQYWQLRGRPAKRHFIALREAYHGDTLGAVSVGGIELFHRIFHPLLFDVLRVAAPHAYRCAAEPSGHGPEACAAHCLAELAELLAARSPDLAALILEPRVQGAAGMLVHPPGYLAEVARLCRAHQVLLICDEVATGFGRTGPMFSCQAEDVRPDLLALAKGLTGGYLPLAATLATEEIYEAFLGEKERTFFHGHTYTGNPLACVAALASLQRMRDRQLLPWAEARAVTLSRLLAEQLASHPAVGQIRQLGLMVGVELVADRASRRPYPPALALGARVCQAARAHGVLLRPLGDVLVLMPPLAITDDQLGHLVSAARQALDAVLSGL; this is encoded by the coding sequence ATGCAGAGCTGGGGGGGCACTCCGCCGCTGATCATCGAGCGCGGCGAGGGCTGCTACCTGATCGATATAGAGGGGCGCCACTATTTGGACGGCGTCTCGTCGCTCTGGGTCACGGTTCACGGCCACCGCTGCGCCGAGATCGACGAGGCCGTGCGCGCGCAGCTCGGGCGGATGGCGCACTCCACCCTGCTCGGGCTGTCGCACCCGCCCGCCATCGAGCTCGCCGCCGAGCTGGCCTCGCTCGCCCCGGAGGGGCTGACCCGCGTCTTCTACTCCGACAGCGGCTCCACGGCGGTCGAGGTGGCGCTCAAGATGGCCTTCCAGTACTGGCAGCTCCGCGGCCGGCCGGCCAAGCGCCACTTCATCGCGCTGCGCGAGGCCTACCATGGCGACACGCTCGGAGCGGTCAGCGTGGGCGGCATCGAGCTCTTCCATCGCATCTTCCACCCGCTGCTCTTCGACGTGCTGCGGGTAGCCGCGCCCCACGCGTACCGCTGCGCCGCCGAGCCCTCCGGCCACGGGCCCGAAGCCTGTGCCGCCCACTGCCTCGCCGAGCTCGCCGAGCTGCTCGCGGCCCGCTCACCGGACCTAGCGGCCCTCATTCTCGAACCGCGCGTCCAGGGGGCGGCCGGGATGCTCGTGCACCCTCCCGGCTACCTGGCGGAGGTCGCGCGCCTCTGTCGCGCGCACCAGGTGCTGCTCATCTGCGACGAGGTCGCGACCGGCTTCGGTCGCACCGGCCCCATGTTTTCCTGCCAGGCCGAGGACGTCCGCCCCGACCTCCTCGCCCTGGCGAAGGGGCTGACGGGGGGCTACCTCCCGCTTGCCGCCACCCTGGCCACCGAGGAGATCTACGAGGCCTTCCTGGGGGAAAAAGAACGAACGTTCTTTCACGGGCACACCTATACCGGAAACCCGCTGGCCTGCGTCGCCGCCCTGGCCTCGCTCCAGCGGATGCGCGACCGGCAGCTCCTCCCCTGGGCGGAGGCGCGCGCCGTGACCCTCTCCCGCCTGCTCGCCGAGCAGCTCGCGTCCCACCCCGCGGTGGGCCAGATCCGGCAGCTCGGCCTGATGGTCGGCGTCGAGCTCGTGGCGGACCGAGCCTCCCGGCGCCCCTATCCCCCTGCCCTGGCCCTCGGCGCGCGAGTCTGCCAGGCGGCCCGCGCCCACGGCGTCCTCCTACGCCCGCTCGGCGACGTGCTGGTGCTGATGCCCCCGCTGGCCATCACCGACGACCAGCTCGGCCACCTGGTCTCGGCCGCCCGCCAGGCCCTCGACGCGGTCCTCAGCGGGTTATAG
- the bioD gene encoding dethiobiotin synthase → MSSITVPDQPSLAPADSPRGLFITGTDTGVGKTLFTGALAAALVRRGLRVAVMKPVETGCPLRAAPPAGNVSSEEAAALARLARLAGPPPAGLLAQLSPDQLEPQDALFLLRASGSSAPLELVNPYRFAPAVAPSVAARAAGTPLDPAHLRACFLALARDADLVLVEGAGGLLVPLTDELLVADLARLFTLPVVVVGRSTLGTLNHTLLTVEALRSRELPLAGVVLNRLVEPRSAEEAANPAEIERLAGPVVRGVLPYFSPAQRDDFEFLAQRCRVHVDLPALLLAAGFPPAGPH, encoded by the coding sequence ATGTCCTCTATTACGGTGCCGGACCAGCCCTCCCTCGCCCCCGCCGACTCCCCCCGCGGCCTCTTCATCACCGGCACCGACACCGGCGTGGGGAAGACCCTCTTCACCGGCGCGCTGGCCGCGGCCCTCGTCCGCCGCGGCCTCCGCGTGGCCGTGATGAAGCCCGTCGAGACCGGCTGCCCGCTCCGCGCCGCCCCCCCTGCGGGTAACGTCTCCTCCGAGGAGGCCGCCGCCCTCGCGCGCCTCGCTCGCCTCGCAGGACCTCCCCCCGCGGGACTGCTCGCCCAGCTCTCCCCCGACCAGCTCGAGCCCCAGGACGCCCTCTTCCTCCTTCGCGCGAGCGGCTCCTCCGCCCCCCTCGAGCTCGTCAATCCCTACCGCTTCGCCCCGGCCGTGGCCCCCTCTGTCGCCGCACGCGCCGCCGGAACGCCCCTCGACCCCGCGCACCTGCGTGCCTGCTTCCTAGCCCTCGCCCGGGACGCCGACCTCGTCCTCGTGGAGGGCGCCGGAGGACTCCTCGTCCCGCTCACCGACGAGCTGCTCGTCGCCGACCTCGCCCGCCTCTTCACCCTTCCCGTCGTCGTGGTCGGACGCTCCACCCTCGGCACCCTCAACCACACGCTCCTCACCGTCGAAGCCCTGCGCTCCCGCGAGCTCCCCCTCGCAGGCGTGGTCCTCAACCGTCTCGTAGAGCCCCGCTCCGCCGAGGAGGCGGCCAACCCGGCCGAAATAGAACGCCTAGCGGGCCCCGTCGTTCGCGGCGTCTTGCCCTACTTCAGCCCCGCCCAGCGCGACGATTTCGAATTCCTGGCGCAGCGTTGCCGCGTCCACGTGGACCTCCCCGCGCTGCTCCTGGCGGCCGGATTTCCCCCCGCAGGGCCCCATTAG
- the mnmE gene encoding tRNA uridine-5-carboxymethylaminomethyl(34) synthesis GTPase MnmE, translating to MVQRVFTDTICAPATPPGEGAVALVRLSGPAALAILQALSRRDRFVPRRLTAVTLRRGADDVVLDRALACFMPGPASYTGEDVVELFAHGGTINLAQIQTECLLRGARLAEPGEFTRRAFLSGRLDLTQAEAVAEVIAAKSERALRNAQGLLAGELGRRVRALRQEGVELAAELEARLDFAEELEAAVPEGRLRGGLRGLVERVTALAESYERGRRLGGAAVALVGPVNAGKSSLLNALLGTRRALVSEEEGTTRDYLEVEVQWEGQRVILVDTAGLRAESVMSPLEREGRALGEERASACELLLGVVDGAAAARDASLGTAFGEVDLVLVNKVDLLEAESRREVLCSIRAHTSRPVLEVSARTGEGLADLRYRILESLSQNGAAGDAPETVLVTQARQFSALERARVSLLDAETAREQGLGPEFVVEHVRLALAALAELTGEGAPEEVLDALFARFCIGK from the coding sequence ATGGTCCAGCGCGTCTTCACCGACACGATCTGCGCGCCCGCCACGCCCCCGGGAGAGGGGGCGGTGGCCCTCGTGCGGCTGAGCGGGCCCGCGGCGCTGGCCATCCTGCAGGCCCTGAGCCGGCGCGACCGTTTCGTACCCCGGAGACTCACGGCGGTGACGCTCCGGCGGGGGGCCGACGACGTCGTTCTAGATCGGGCGCTCGCGTGCTTCATGCCCGGTCCGGCGAGCTACACCGGCGAGGACGTGGTGGAGCTCTTCGCGCACGGTGGAACCATTAATCTCGCGCAGATACAGACGGAGTGCCTGCTCCGGGGGGCCCGCTTGGCCGAGCCGGGCGAGTTCACGCGGCGGGCCTTTCTGAGCGGGAGGCTGGACCTCACCCAGGCGGAGGCCGTGGCGGAGGTGATCGCCGCCAAAAGCGAGCGAGCGCTCCGAAACGCGCAGGGACTCCTCGCGGGGGAGCTCGGGCGGCGGGTGCGAGCCTTGCGACAGGAGGGGGTCGAGCTGGCCGCGGAATTAGAGGCTCGCCTCGATTTCGCGGAGGAGCTCGAGGCGGCGGTCCCCGAGGGGCGCTTGCGGGGCGGGCTGCGCGGGCTCGTGGAGCGGGTCACGGCCCTGGCCGAAAGCTACGAGAGAGGACGGCGACTCGGAGGCGCGGCGGTGGCGCTGGTGGGGCCTGTCAACGCCGGGAAGTCGAGCCTTCTGAACGCACTTCTCGGCACCCGTCGGGCCCTCGTCTCGGAGGAGGAAGGGACGACGAGGGACTATCTCGAGGTGGAGGTCCAGTGGGAGGGGCAGAGGGTGATTCTCGTCGATACCGCGGGTCTGCGCGCGGAGTCGGTGATGTCCCCGCTCGAGCGCGAAGGGCGCGCCCTGGGAGAGGAGCGCGCGAGCGCGTGCGAGCTGCTGCTCGGCGTGGTGGACGGGGCGGCTGCGGCGCGGGATGCCTCCCTCGGGACCGCGTTCGGCGAGGTCGACCTGGTGCTGGTGAACAAGGTGGACCTGCTGGAGGCGGAGAGCCGTCGAGAGGTGCTGTGCAGCATACGTGCACACACTTCCCGGCCGGTTTTAGAGGTCTCGGCACGCACGGGGGAGGGTCTGGCTGATTTAAGATATAGGATTCTAGAGTCGCTTTCGCAAAATGGGGCGGCGGGCGACGCGCCGGAGACGGTGCTCGTGACGCAGGCGCGCCAATTTAGTGCCTTGGAGCGAGCGCGCGTTTCCCTGCTCGACGCGGAAACAGCACGGGAGCAGGGGCTCGGCCCGGAATTCGTGGTGGAGCACGTCCGGCTCGCCCTGGCCGCTCTGGCGGAGCTCACCGGGGAAGGGGCCCCGGAAGAGGTGCTCGACGCGCTTTTTGCGCGCTTTTGCATCGGAAAATAA
- a CDS encoding KH domain-containing protein — MSDDLTIESGADPAPGALPLSDEARLALEAVKGLVQHMGLDVEARCTEEAEQIRVTLTGEDESLLIGKKGQTLDALQFMANKMLGREGLERRPVMVDAAGYRDRRADSLVQLAQRLCEKAQRTGKTVALNPMSPRDRRIIHMALKDTPGVTTRSEGEGLQRRLLIVPEN; from the coding sequence ATGTCCGATGACCTGACGATCGAAAGCGGGGCAGACCCCGCACCTGGCGCTCTGCCGCTCAGCGACGAGGCGAGACTGGCCCTCGAAGCGGTGAAGGGGCTCGTGCAGCACATGGGGCTGGACGTGGAGGCCCGCTGCACCGAGGAAGCGGAGCAGATTCGTGTGACGCTCACCGGTGAGGACGAGAGCCTGCTCATCGGCAAGAAGGGGCAGACGCTCGACGCGTTGCAGTTCATGGCCAACAAGATGCTCGGTCGGGAAGGGCTCGAGCGTCGGCCGGTGATGGTGGATGCCGCGGGGTACCGCGACCGGCGGGCGGACTCGCTGGTGCAGCTCGCGCAGAGGCTGTGCGAGAAGGCGCAGCGCACGGGCAAGACCGTGGCGCTGAATCCAATGAGCCCGCGCGACCGGCGCATCATCCACATGGCGCTGAAGGACACCCCCGGCGTGACCACGCGCAGCGAGGGGGAGGGGCTGCAGCGCCGGCTGCTGATCGTGCCCGAGAACTAA
- the yidC gene encoding membrane protein insertase YidC, protein MSSTVRIILTVVICLGLLVAYEMLFRPPAPPPDAGSASGTGTASGTGTASGTGAASGTGAASGTGTASGTGTAGGTAAGAASKPTVVEGKPPAGPRSATVEGKQVTLSHPSGKVTFTDRGAALRSWSLSNPRYRETKEGRLVPVDLVQTEAGKGPWPLLTLFPGSEFEVPPDAEFKLVKQEAQLLRYVWQSDKVRVTKQYDLDARWPVMWMSLQVENLTSKALRQRLEVKLHGRQDPHSAAPSFTNPYPRIPTGLCYVNGELHRRSLAGILGTESGCTAAGCGSGEQGPVNKVGETLWLATDDRYFLTAVVPQSPQRERRCEIKQLGDQLIEVSLLYSEGSLEPGKPLKEKFAVFAGAKELHQMDAVKGPQGSEAHLGEAIELGWFAVLCRPMLWLMHKFYALFGNWGIAIILLTLVVKLLTLYWTQKSMRSMRAMQKLKPEIDRLREKYKEDKQRLNQEMMGLYKANKVNPLGGCLPMLIQMPVWFALYRTLGNAVELYHSSFFGWITDLTAPDPYYVLPLLLGAAMYGQQAITPQPMEGPQAKMMKYFMPGMFTVMMLWLPSGLTLYIFVNTLLTMLHQWYMNKSDPPMAPVKASPATRETATKGPQGGNGQRGAGPRGQKKKKG, encoded by the coding sequence ATGAGCAGCACGGTCCGGATCATCCTCACGGTGGTGATCTGCCTCGGACTACTCGTTGCGTATGAGATGCTCTTCAGGCCGCCGGCGCCGCCGCCCGACGCCGGCAGCGCCTCGGGGACGGGGACCGCCTCGGGGACGGGGACCGCCTCCGGCACGGGCGCCGCCTCCGGCACGGGCGCCGCCTCCGGCACGGGGACCGCCTCCGGCACGGGCACGGCCGGGGGCACGGCTGCTGGGGCCGCGAGCAAGCCGACTGTCGTGGAAGGGAAGCCGCCCGCCGGGCCGCGGTCGGCCACGGTGGAAGGCAAGCAGGTCACGCTCTCTCACCCGTCCGGGAAGGTCACCTTCACCGACCGGGGCGCCGCCCTCCGCAGCTGGAGCCTTTCGAACCCGCGCTACCGCGAAACGAAGGAGGGGAGGCTCGTCCCGGTGGACCTAGTCCAGACGGAGGCGGGCAAGGGTCCTTGGCCCCTGCTGACGCTCTTTCCGGGTTCCGAGTTCGAGGTGCCCCCCGACGCGGAGTTCAAGCTGGTCAAGCAAGAGGCCCAGCTTCTGCGGTACGTCTGGCAATCGGACAAGGTGCGGGTGACCAAGCAGTACGACCTCGACGCGCGGTGGCCCGTGATGTGGATGTCGCTGCAGGTCGAGAACCTGACGTCGAAGGCCCTGCGGCAGCGGCTCGAGGTCAAGCTCCACGGTCGCCAGGACCCGCATTCCGCCGCGCCGAGCTTCACGAACCCCTATCCGCGCATTCCCACCGGCCTCTGCTACGTGAACGGCGAGCTGCACCGCCGCAGCCTCGCGGGCATCCTCGGTACGGAGAGCGGTTGCACGGCTGCCGGGTGCGGCTCCGGCGAGCAGGGTCCCGTGAACAAGGTCGGGGAAACGTTGTGGCTGGCGACCGACGACCGGTACTTCCTCACGGCCGTCGTGCCGCAGAGCCCGCAGCGCGAGCGACGCTGCGAGATCAAGCAGCTCGGCGACCAGCTCATCGAGGTGTCGCTCCTCTATTCCGAGGGCTCGCTCGAGCCCGGAAAGCCGCTCAAGGAGAAGTTCGCCGTCTTCGCGGGGGCCAAAGAGCTGCACCAGATGGACGCGGTGAAGGGCCCGCAAGGGAGCGAAGCGCACCTCGGAGAGGCGATCGAGCTCGGCTGGTTCGCCGTGCTCTGCCGGCCGATGCTCTGGCTCATGCACAAGTTCTACGCCCTGTTCGGCAACTGGGGCATCGCGATCATTCTGCTCACGCTGGTGGTGAAGCTGCTCACCCTCTACTGGACGCAGAAGAGCATGCGCTCCATGCGGGCCATGCAGAAGCTGAAGCCCGAAATCGACCGCCTGCGCGAGAAGTACAAGGAGGACAAGCAGCGACTGAACCAGGAGATGATGGGGCTCTACAAGGCGAACAAGGTGAACCCGCTGGGCGGGTGTCTTCCCATGCTGATTCAGATGCCCGTCTGGTTTGCGCTATATCGAACGCTCGGTAACGCGGTCGAACTTTACCACTCGAGCTTCTTCGGCTGGATCACGGACCTCACGGCGCCGGACCCCTACTACGTGCTGCCATTGCTCCTCGGCGCGGCGATGTACGGGCAGCAGGCCATCACGCCGCAGCCGATGGAGGGGCCTCAGGCGAAGATGATGAAGTACTTCATGCCCGGGATGTTCACGGTCATGATGCTCTGGCTCCCCTCCGGCTTGACGCTCTATATCTTCGTGAACACCCTTCTGACCATGCTTCACCAGTGGTACATGAACAAGAGCGACCCCCCCATGGCGCCGGTGAAGGCCAGCCCGGCGACCCGCGAGACGGCGACCAAAGGACCCCAGGGGGGCAACGGGCAGCGCGGCGCGGGACCTCGGGGGCAGAAGAAGAAGAAGGGCTAG